From Rutidosis leptorrhynchoides isolate AG116_Rl617_1_P2 chromosome 3, CSIRO_AGI_Rlap_v1, whole genome shotgun sequence, a single genomic window includes:
- the LOC139897278 gene encoding UDP-glucuronate 4-epimerase 3-like — translation MNNIPSTPGKLKMEKSQYFNKPRWHYSSLAKLTFWSFVFLGLIIVFFYESPPPTSQQTSIPSDLNRRSLKTKSWGGPGWEKRVKSSAKIRSHNGFSVLVTGAAGFVGTHVSAALKRRGDGVLGLDNFNNYYDPSLKRARQALLERSGIFIVEGDINDDVLLKKLFEVVPFTHVMHLAAQAGVRYAMENPSSYVHSNIAGLVNLLEVCKSANPQPAIVWASSSSVYGLNTKIPFSEKDRTDQPASLYAATKKAGEEIAHTYNHIYGLSLTGLRFFTVYGPWGRPDMAYFFFTKDILKGKSIPIFEGANHVTVARDFTYIDDIVKGCLGALDTAEKSTGSGGKKKGNAQLRVFNLGNTSPVPVSDLVSILERLLKVKAKRVVTKLPRNGDVPFTHANISFAQKEFGYKPTTDLQTGLKKFVRWYVGYYGLGKKNDH, via the coding sequence ATGAATAACATTCCATCAACACCTGGGAAATTAAAGATGGAGAAATCACAATACTTTAATAAACCCAGATGGCATTATTCATCTTTAGCAAAACTGACATTTTGGAGCTTTGTTTTCTTGGGTTTAATCATTGTTTTTTTCTATGAATCACCACCACCCACCTCACAACAAACCTCAATACCCTCAGATCTCAATAGAAGATCCTTAAAAACCAAATCTTGGGGTGGACCCGGATGGGAAAAACGGGTCAAATCATCTGCCAAGATCCGTTCACATAATGGGTTCTCAGTCTTGGTCACCGGAGCAGCCGGGTTTGTCGGAACTCATGTCAGCGCCGCCTTGAAACGCCGTGGTGATGGTGTCTTGGGTCTTGATAATTTCAACAATTACTATGACCCATCATTGAAAAGAGCTAGACAGGCTTTACTTGAAAGAAGTGGGATTTTCATTGTGGAAGGTGACATAAACGACGACGTTTTGCTCAAGAAACTTTTTGAGGTAGTCCCTTTTACTCATGTTATGCATTTAGCTGCTCAAGCTGGTGTTAGATATGCAATGGAGAACCCTAGTTCATATGTTCATAGTAATATTGCTGGTTTAGTTAATCTTCTTGAAGTATGCAAAAGTGCTAATCCACAACCTGCTATTGTTTGGGCATCATCTAGTTCTGTTTATGGATTAAATACTAAAATACCCTTTTCTGAAAAAGATCGAACCGATCAGCCCGCGAGCTTATACGCCGCTACGAAAAAGGCTGGTGAAGAAATTGCACAcacttataatcatatatatggTTTATCTTTAACTGGTTTAAGGTTCTTTACTGTTTATGGACCTTGGGGTAGACCAGATATGGCTTATTTCTTTTTCACTAAAGATATATTGAAAGGTAAATCGATTCCCATTTTCGAAGGTGCGAATCATGTAACAGTTGCTCGTGATTTTACGTACATTGACGATATTGTAAAGGGTTGTTTGGGTGCTTTAGATACTGCTGAAAAAAGTACAGGAAGTGGTGGGAAGAAAAAGGGTAATGCACAACTGAGGGTTTTTAATTTGGGGAATACTTCACCGGTTCCTGTATCGGATTTAGTGAGTATTTTGGAAAGGTTATTGAAAGTGAAAGCGAAAAGAGTGGTAACAAAGTTGCCTAGAAATGGTGATGTTCCATTTACTCATGCGAATATTAGTTTTGCTCAAAAGGAGTTTGGTTATAAGCCAACAACGGATCTTCAAACGGGGTTGAAGAAGTTTGTGAGGTGGTATGTTGGTTATTATGGTTTGGGTAAGAAGAACGATCACTGA